In the Brevundimonas sp. MF30-B genome, CGACAGTTCGAAGAGCACCTGCGGGATGCAGGGTTCTCGAAGAGCGCCGCGGCCGCCATGGCCTCGGCGTGCAAGCCCTACCTTCGGGGGGAACCCGAGGCGAAGGCGGATGACGTGCTGGCCTTTCTGTCGGCTCTGCGCGGTTGACCACCCTCGCCTGACCGCTGCGCGCGGCAGGCTCTTTCCTCCCAATCCATCGAAAAGGAGCTTGCGATGAGCGAGCAAAAGACCGCTGCCGAAATGGCGGCTGAGGTGAAGGCCGACTTCGACAAGTCGCTCGACGCCGTGAAGCAGATCGCTGAAAAGGCGGTCGCGGACGCCCAGAAGGGTATCGATCAGTCGACTTCCGCCAAGGAGAAGACCGACGAAGCCCTGATCTCCATGAACGAGGCCAAGGCCCGTCTGGACGACCTGGAGCAGAAGCTGGCCCGCGGCGGCGGCCACGAAGAAGAGCGCGCCAAGTCCATCGGTGAGCGGTTTGTGGAGTCGGAGGGCTTCAAGTCCTTCGAAGCTACCGGCTTCTCGAAGAGCGCACGCGGCGGCGATCTGCAGATCAAGGCCACCCTGACCTCGGCCACGACCGACGCCGCCGGCTCGGTGGGCGACGCGGTGAACCAGACCCGTCTGCCCGGCATCCTGCCGCTGCCCCAGCGCCGGCTGACCGTCCGCGACCTGCTTTCGCAGGGCCGCATGGACGGCTCGACGCTGGAATACGTCAAGGAAACCGGCTTCACCAACAGCGCCGCCCCGGTCGCTGAAGGCGCGGCCAAGCCGGAGTCGGACCTGAAGTTCGATCTGGTCACCACGTCGGCCAAGGTCATCGCCCACTGGATGAAGGCGTCCAAGCAGATCCTGAGCGATGTGTCGCAGCTCCGCTCGACCATCGACCAGCGCCTGCTGTATGGCCTGGCCTATGTCGAAGAGCAGCAGCTGCTGAACGGCAGCGGATCGGGCCAGAACCTGCACGGCATCATCCCGCAGGCCACGGCCTACTCGGCGCCCATCACTATCTCCGGCGCCACCAGCATCGACATGATGCGCTTGGCTATGCTGCAGGCGGCCCTGGCGGAATACCCCGCCACCGGCCACGTGATGAACCCGATCGACTGGGCCTTCATCGAGACCCTGAAGGACAGCGAGGGCCGCTACATCATCGGCAACCCGCAAGGCACCATCGCACCGACCCTGTGGGGTCTGCCGGTGGTGGCGACGCAGGCCATCGCGGTCGACAAGTTCCTGACCGGCGCCTTCCGGATGGGCGCCCAGGTGTTCGATCGTTGGGATGCGCGCGTGGAGACTGGCTACGTGAACGACGACTTCACGAAGAACTTGGTCACCATCCTGGCGGAAGAGCGGCTGGCCCTGGCGGTCTACCGCCCCGAGGCCTTCATCTTTGGTGATTTCGGCCGCGTGACCTAAATCACTTCCGGGCAGTAGAAATGCGGGGTATGGTTCGCCATGCCCCGCATTGTCCGACCTGCGATCTATCGCCCTCGCTTGTGCGAGACCTGTAAGGCGGAATTTCTAAGTCGATCCTCAAAGAAGCGCTTCTGCGACGCCTGTCGGCAAGAGCGGGACCGAGAGGCGGATCGGCGGCGCGCCCTGGCGAAGCTTCGGGAGGGGGGAGCGCGCGCCATCGGGGCGGAAACCGCTTGTC is a window encoding:
- a CDS encoding phage major capsid protein, which produces MSEQKTAAEMAAEVKADFDKSLDAVKQIAEKAVADAQKGIDQSTSAKEKTDEALISMNEAKARLDDLEQKLARGGGHEEERAKSIGERFVESEGFKSFEATGFSKSARGGDLQIKATLTSATTDAAGSVGDAVNQTRLPGILPLPQRRLTVRDLLSQGRMDGSTLEYVKETGFTNSAAPVAEGAAKPESDLKFDLVTTSAKVIAHWMKASKQILSDVSQLRSTIDQRLLYGLAYVEEQQLLNGSGSGQNLHGIIPQATAYSAPITISGATSIDMMRLAMLQAALAEYPATGHVMNPIDWAFIETLKDSEGRYIIGNPQGTIAPTLWGLPVVATQAIAVDKFLTGAFRMGAQVFDRWDARVETGYVNDDFTKNLVTILAEERLALAVYRPEAFIFGDFGRVT